One genomic region from Streptomyces venezuelae encodes:
- the nirD gene encoding nitrite reductase small subunit NirD — protein MTTLTTNALTTTTLELSPSPGSWMTVCEESRLTPGRGVAALLPDGRQAAVFRDRAGRTYAIDNRDPFTGAQVLSRGLVGSVDGRPFVASPLLKQRFDLETGRCLDDDEVSVAVYPVRSI, from the coding sequence ATGACGACGCTCACCACGAACGCGCTCACCACGACGACGCTCGAACTCTCCCCTTCCCCCGGCTCCTGGATGACGGTCTGCGAGGAGTCCCGGCTGACGCCGGGCCGGGGCGTGGCGGCGCTGCTGCCGGACGGCCGGCAGGCGGCGGTCTTCCGGGACCGGGCGGGACGGACGTACGCGATCGACAACCGCGACCCGTTCACCGGGGCGCAGGTGCTGTCCCGGGGGCTGGTCGGCTCGGTGGACGGGCGGCCGTTCGTGGCCTCGCCGCTCCTGAAGCAGCGCTTCGACCTGGAGACGGGCCGCTGCCTGGACGACGACGAGGTCTCGGTGGCGGTCTATCCGGTCCGCAGCATCTGA
- the nirB gene encoding nitrite reductase large subunit NirB, with amino-acid sequence MTTPTIVLVGHGMVGQRFLEALADRGVTERARVVVLCEEPRPAYDRVQLTSYFSGKTPDDLSMVEAGFMEKHGIELYVGDPAESVDRAARTVTARSGQVFAYDTLVLATGSYPFVPPVPGKDARGCFVYRTIEDLLAIEEYAKTATTGAVVGGGLLGLEAAGALKGLGLETHVVEFAPRLMPVQVDEGGGAALLRTIERMGLSVHTGTGTQEVVTTDGAVTGMKLSDGSELATDMVVFSAGVRPRDQLARDCGLDVGERGGIAVDERCRTSDPAVFAIGECALASDGRVYGLVAPGYEMAQTVAATIADEAGDDEGFTGADMSTKLKLLGVDVASFGDAHGATEGCLDVVYSDSRSGVYKKLVIDGEGRLLGGVLVGDAEQYGLLRPLTGSVPPVSAEQLVLPAGAGAPVALGPSALPDDAVICSCHNVTKHAIGQCESLAEVKKCTKAGTGCGSCVKVIEKLLPAPTDKGLCRDFSYTRSELYEIARTLRITSFAALLDSHGRDGARGGEGCEVCKPTVGSILASLNNGYILDGEQASLQDTNDHFLANLQRNGSYSVVPRIPGGEITPDGLIVIGEVARDFGLYTKITGGQRIDMFGARVEQLPAIWTRLVDAGFESGHAYGKSLRTVKSCVGQTWCRYGVQDSVKMAIQLELRYRGLRSPHKLKSAVSGCARECAEAQSKDFGIIATASGWNLYVGGNGGATPRHADLLAQDLSDAELVRLIDRFLMFYIRTADRLERTSTWLERLEGGLDHLKDVVVHDSLGLCEELEALMAAHVADYQDEWAQTLDDPDRLRRFVSFVNAPEAPDPSVRFMPERDQIKPDLTFLTLEGVTSR; translated from the coding sequence ATGACCACCCCCACCATCGTCCTGGTCGGCCACGGAATGGTCGGCCAGCGGTTCCTTGAGGCGCTCGCCGACCGTGGCGTCACCGAGCGGGCCCGCGTCGTGGTCCTCTGCGAGGAGCCGCGCCCGGCCTACGACCGCGTCCAGCTGACCTCGTACTTCTCCGGGAAGACCCCGGACGACCTGTCGATGGTCGAGGCGGGCTTCATGGAGAAGCACGGCATCGAGCTGTACGTGGGCGACCCGGCGGAGTCGGTGGACCGGGCGGCCCGCACGGTCACCGCCCGCTCCGGGCAGGTGTTCGCGTACGACACGCTCGTCCTCGCCACCGGCTCGTACCCCTTCGTCCCGCCGGTCCCCGGCAAGGACGCCCGCGGCTGCTTCGTCTACCGCACGATCGAGGACCTGCTCGCGATCGAGGAGTACGCGAAGACGGCGACGACCGGCGCGGTCGTCGGCGGCGGGCTGCTCGGCCTGGAGGCGGCGGGCGCGCTCAAGGGGCTCGGACTCGAGACGCACGTCGTGGAGTTCGCGCCGCGCCTGATGCCGGTGCAGGTCGACGAGGGCGGCGGCGCGGCCCTGCTCCGCACGATCGAGCGGATGGGCCTGAGCGTCCACACGGGGACGGGCACGCAGGAGGTCGTGACGACGGACGGCGCCGTGACCGGGATGAAGCTCTCGGACGGCTCCGAACTGGCCACGGACATGGTCGTGTTCTCGGCAGGCGTGCGGCCCAGGGACCAGCTGGCCCGGGACTGCGGTCTGGACGTCGGCGAGCGCGGCGGCATCGCGGTCGACGAGCGGTGCCGCACGTCCGACCCGGCGGTCTTCGCGATCGGCGAGTGCGCGCTCGCCTCCGACGGCCGGGTGTACGGCCTGGTGGCGCCGGGCTACGAGATGGCGCAGACGGTGGCGGCGACGATCGCCGACGAGGCCGGGGACGACGAGGGCTTCACCGGTGCCGACATGTCGACGAAGCTGAAGCTCCTCGGCGTGGACGTGGCCTCCTTCGGCGACGCGCACGGCGCGACCGAGGGCTGCCTCGACGTCGTCTACTCCGACTCCCGCTCGGGCGTCTACAAGAAGCTGGTGATCGACGGCGAGGGCCGGCTGCTCGGCGGCGTCCTGGTCGGCGATGCCGAGCAGTACGGGCTCCTCCGGCCGCTCACCGGTTCCGTACCGCCCGTCTCCGCCGAGCAGTTGGTGCTCCCTGCGGGTGCGGGCGCGCCGGTGGCGCTCGGCCCCTCGGCGCTGCCGGACGACGCGGTGATCTGCTCCTGCCACAACGTCACGAAGCACGCGATCGGCCAGTGCGAATCGCTCGCCGAGGTGAAGAAGTGCACCAAGGCCGGTACGGGCTGCGGCAGTTGCGTCAAGGTGATCGAGAAGCTCCTGCCGGCCCCCACCGACAAGGGCCTGTGCCGCGACTTCTCGTACACCCGCAGCGAGCTGTACGAGATCGCCCGCACGCTCCGGATCACCTCCTTCGCCGCGCTGCTCGACTCGCACGGCCGGGACGGGGCGAGGGGCGGGGAGGGCTGCGAGGTCTGCAAGCCGACCGTCGGCTCCATCCTGGCCTCCCTCAACAACGGCTACATCCTCGACGGCGAGCAGGCCTCCCTCCAGGACACCAACGACCACTTCCTCGCCAACCTGCAGCGCAACGGCTCGTACTCGGTCGTGCCGCGCATCCCCGGCGGCGAGATCACCCCGGACGGGCTGATCGTGATCGGCGAGGTGGCCAGGGACTTCGGGCTCTACACGAAGATCACCGGCGGCCAGCGGATCGACATGTTCGGCGCCCGGGTCGAGCAGCTGCCGGCGATCTGGACCCGGCTCGTCGACGCCGGCTTCGAGTCGGGGCACGCGTACGGCAAGTCGCTGCGCACCGTGAAGTCCTGCGTGGGACAGACCTGGTGCCGCTACGGCGTGCAGGACTCGGTGAAGATGGCGATCCAGCTGGAGCTGCGCTACCGGGGCCTGCGCTCCCCGCACAAGCTCAAGTCGGCGGTCTCGGGCTGCGCCCGTGAGTGCGCGGAGGCCCAGTCGAAGGACTTCGGGATCATCGCGACGGCGAGCGGCTGGAACCTGTACGTCGGCGGGAACGGCGGCGCGACCCCGCGCCACGCGGACCTGCTCGCGCAGGACCTCTCGGACGCCGAACTCGTCCGGCTGATCGACCGGTTCCTGATGTTCTACATCCGGACGGCGGACCGCCTGGAGCGGACGTCGACCTGGCTGGAGCGCCTGGAGGGCGGGCTCGACCACCTCAAGGACGTGGTGGTGCACGACTCGCTCGGGCTGTGCGAGGAGCTGGAGGCGCTGATGGCGGCCCACGTCGCGGACTACCAGGACGAGTGGGCGCAGACGCTGGACGACCCGGACCGGCTGCGGCGCTTCGTCTCCTTCGTGAACGCACCGGAGGCACCGGACCCGTCGGTCCGGTTCATGCCGGAGCGCGACCAGATCAAGCCGGATCTCACGTTCCTCACCCTGGAAGGGGTCACCTCCCGATGA
- a CDS encoding NAD(P)/FAD-dependent oxidoreductase: MSTRIVVVGGGTAGARLAQRLPVTLLGEESHAPYNRVLLADVLAGRYAPEVVALPGTREPVRLGVRAVRIDRAARTVECADGSLVGYDRLVLATGSNPVLPPLRGLRGAPLPAGVHPFRTLDDCLELRSVVRPGVRAVVIGGGLLGVSAARALAALGAEVVLTQQGERLMERQLDVQASALLREHVESLGVEVHTECRVSGLRQRDGAVTAVELADGFVLDAQVVVLACGVRPRVALAREAGLDIATGIVVDDELRTSDPYIHAIGDCAEHAGRVYGLAGPALEQADVLADLLSAETATTGTPVPALPSDPGPRYTGTRALTRLTLGGAQPLDLAAFGEATARPGDDVVQLTDASRGAYRKVVVRGDRLVGGVLLGDLAAVGALARAWEGDEALPDEAPLLHLLTHDGGSS; this comes from the coding sequence ATGAGTACACGGATCGTGGTGGTCGGGGGCGGAACGGCGGGCGCCCGGCTCGCCCAGCGCCTGCCCGTCACCCTCCTCGGCGAGGAGTCGCACGCCCCGTACAACCGGGTGCTGCTCGCCGACGTCCTCGCCGGGCGGTACGCCCCCGAGGTCGTCGCCCTGCCCGGGACCCGGGAGCCGGTGCGGCTCGGGGTGCGGGCGGTGCGGATCGACCGGGCGGCGCGGACGGTGGAGTGCGCGGACGGCTCCCTCGTCGGCTACGACCGGCTGGTCCTGGCGACGGGCTCCAACCCGGTGCTGCCGCCGCTGCGCGGACTGCGCGGGGCGCCGCTGCCGGCGGGCGTCCACCCCTTCCGTACGCTCGACGACTGCCTGGAGCTGCGCTCCGTCGTCCGGCCCGGGGTGCGGGCGGTGGTCATCGGCGGCGGCCTCCTCGGCGTCTCGGCGGCCCGGGCGCTCGCGGCGCTGGGCGCGGAGGTCGTCCTGACCCAGCAGGGCGAGCGCCTGATGGAGCGCCAGCTGGACGTCCAGGCATCGGCCCTGCTGCGCGAGCACGTCGAGTCCCTCGGCGTCGAGGTGCACACGGAGTGCCGGGTGAGCGGTCTGCGGCAGCGGGACGGGGCGGTGACGGCGGTCGAACTGGCCGACGGCTTCGTCCTCGACGCCCAGGTCGTGGTCCTGGCCTGCGGGGTCCGGCCCCGGGTCGCCCTCGCCCGCGAGGCGGGGCTCGACATCGCCACGGGCATCGTCGTCGACGACGAACTCCGCACCTCCGACCCGTACATCCACGCGATCGGCGACTGCGCGGAGCACGCCGGCCGGGTGTACGGCCTGGCCGGCCCGGCTCTGGAACAGGCCGACGTCCTGGCGGATCTGCTGTCGGCGGAGACGGCCACGACCGGCACTCCCGTCCCGGCGCTCCCCTCGGACCCCGGCCCCCGCTACACCGGCACCCGCGCCCTCACCCGTCTCACCCTCGGCGGCGCGCAGCCGCTCGATCTCGCCGCCTTCGGCGAGGCGACCGCCCGGCCGGGCGACGACGTCGTCCAGCTGACCGACGCGAGCCGAGGCGCCTACCGCAAGGTCGTCGTCCGCGGTGACCGGCTCGTCGGGGGCGTCCTCCTCGGCGATCTGGCCGCGGTCGGCGCGCTCGCCCGGGCCTGGGAGGGCGATGAAGCCCTCCCCGACGAGGCCCCCCTGCTGCACCTGCTCACCCACGACGGAGGCTCCTCATGA